Proteins encoded within one genomic window of Gloeobacter kilaueensis JS1:
- a CDS encoding Uma2 family endonuclease: MQQAAGGRMRWTARELEWLPDNGNRYEIVDGELLVTRAPHWKHQEVSLRLGAALDAWSSRTGLGRAAVAPGICFSDADNVIPDVVWVSTARLEVLLDEAGHLSGAPELVVEVVSPGSQNERRDRELKLKLYSLRGVQEYWLVDRTLEQIEVYRREEAMLKLTGTFLAAETLTTPLLEGFACPVGALFA, encoded by the coding sequence ATGCAACAGGCAGCGGGCGGGCGAATGCGCTGGACGGCACGGGAGCTGGAATGGTTGCCGGACAATGGCAATCGCTACGAGATAGTCGATGGAGAATTGCTCGTCACCCGAGCGCCCCACTGGAAGCACCAGGAAGTCAGCCTGCGCCTCGGTGCCGCCCTGGATGCCTGGTCAAGCCGCACCGGTTTGGGACGGGCGGCGGTAGCACCGGGAATCTGCTTCAGCGACGCAGATAACGTGATTCCGGACGTTGTCTGGGTCAGCACCGCCCGCCTGGAAGTTCTGCTCGACGAGGCCGGGCATCTGAGCGGGGCACCGGAACTGGTGGTGGAGGTGGTTTCTCCCGGCTCCCAAAACGAGCGCCGCGACCGGGAACTCAAGCTCAAGCTCTACTCGCTGCGCGGAGTACAGGAATACTGGCTGGTCGATCGCACTTTAGAGCAAATCGAAGTTTATCGGCGAGAAGAAGCGATGTTGAAGCTGACCGGTACGTTCCTGGCGGCTGAAACGCTCACGACTCCCCTGCTGGAGGGGTTTGCCTGTCCGGTTGGTGCTTTGTTTGCCTGA